In one Catenovulum adriaticum genomic region, the following are encoded:
- the cydB gene encoding cytochrome d ubiquinol oxidase subunit II translates to MFSAETLAVIFVGLMGLSIFLYAILDGYDLGVGILLPLENQQQSDNMIASIGPFWDANETWLVLAIGVLLIAFPSAHSFILKELYIPVAVLLIALILRGVAFDFRMKAAFSHRPTWDKAFKVGSLLAALSQGYMLGMYIMGFEYSWQSTAFSLLSAVGVAAAYSYIGACWLVMKSEGELQKKATKWARKAGRFSFLGVLAVSVVNPLINASVYERWFSLPNMILLLPMPAFCFVLFLIVDRLLKRMPFQDDVSCWIPFVGAIMIFFLCFNGLAFSFFPDIVPGKITIWQAAAAPASLSFILWGALVVIPCILAYTCYSYRVFWGKTKELKYY, encoded by the coding sequence ATGTTTAGTGCTGAAACATTAGCGGTGATTTTTGTTGGATTAATGGGACTATCAATTTTTTTATATGCCATTTTAGATGGTTATGACTTAGGGGTAGGTATTTTACTCCCGCTTGAAAACCAGCAGCAAAGTGACAATATGATTGCCTCAATAGGCCCATTTTGGGATGCAAATGAAACTTGGTTAGTGCTAGCCATTGGTGTGTTGTTAATTGCATTTCCAAGTGCGCATAGCTTTATTTTAAAAGAGTTATATATTCCTGTTGCTGTGCTGCTTATTGCCTTAATTTTACGCGGCGTTGCTTTTGATTTTAGGATGAAAGCGGCTTTTAGTCATCGGCCCACTTGGGATAAAGCGTTTAAAGTGGGTTCGTTACTGGCTGCTTTAAGCCAAGGTTACATGTTAGGCATGTATATTATGGGCTTTGAGTATTCATGGCAAAGCACGGCTTTTAGTTTATTAAGCGCAGTTGGGGTTGCCGCTGCGTATAGTTATATTGGCGCTTGTTGGTTAGTGATGAAATCAGAAGGTGAGTTACAAAAAAAAGCGACCAAATGGGCTCGTAAAGCAGGTCGATTTAGTTTTTTAGGCGTACTGGCGGTATCTGTGGTTAATCCTTTAATTAACGCTAGTGTTTATGAACGCTGGTTTAGTTTGCCAAATATGATTTTATTATTGCCTATGCCTGCATTTTGCTTTGTTTTGTTTTTAATTGTAGACCGTTTATTAAAGCGTATGCCGTTTCAAGATGACGTAAGTTGTTGGATTCCGTTTGTTGGCGCTATTATGATCTTTTTCTTGTGTTTTAATGGCTTAGCTTTCAGTTTTTTCCCTGACATAGTACCGGGTAAAATTACCATTTGGCAGGCAGCTGCTGCGCCTGCATCCTTAAGCTTTATTTTATGGGGTGCGTTAGTAGTTATACCTTGTATATTGGCTTACACCTGTTATTCGTATCGGGTATTTTGGGGGAAAACCAAAGAACTTAAGTATTATTAA
- a CDS encoding putative urea ABC transporter substrate-binding protein has product MKKIKIFTLILALITSTNAFAKDKFSICWSIYVGWMPWEYGDSSGIIKKWADKYDIEIDVVQINDYIESINQYTAGQFDACTMTNMDALTIPAASFVDSTALIVGDFSNGNDGVVLKDKTKLADIKGQQINLVELSVSHYLLARGLESVGLSERDVDVVNTADADLVAAYSTQDVTSIVTWNPLLSEIEKQPSANKVFDSSDIPGEIIDLMVVHTDTLKQNPNFGKALVGAWYEIMEDMSDKKVLTQLATASGTDLAGYKAQLASTKMFYQAKEAVEFTKNPKLATTMKYVAEFSFEHGLLGDGAPDAGFIGIQTPSTTIGNPQNIKLRFDPSFMQMAADGKL; this is encoded by the coding sequence ATGAAAAAGATAAAAATATTCACTTTAATCCTCGCTTTAATCACAAGCACAAATGCTTTTGCTAAAGATAAGTTTTCCATTTGCTGGTCAATTTATGTTGGCTGGATGCCGTGGGAATACGGCGACAGCTCAGGCATCATCAAAAAATGGGCCGACAAATACGATATTGAAATAGATGTCGTTCAAATCAATGACTACATAGAATCCATCAATCAGTACACAGCCGGTCAATTTGATGCTTGCACCATGACCAACATGGACGCCTTAACCATTCCAGCGGCTAGCTTTGTCGATAGTACTGCATTAATTGTGGGTGACTTTTCTAATGGTAACGACGGTGTCGTTTTAAAAGACAAAACCAAGCTAGCTGATATAAAAGGCCAACAAATTAACTTAGTTGAGCTGAGCGTATCTCATTACCTACTAGCTCGCGGTTTAGAATCGGTCGGTTTATCAGAGCGTGATGTTGATGTGGTTAATACAGCCGATGCTGATTTAGTCGCTGCTTATTCAACGCAAGACGTCACTTCAATTGTCACTTGGAACCCACTGCTTTCAGAAATTGAAAAACAACCCAGCGCAAACAAAGTGTTTGATTCTTCTGATATTCCAGGTGAAATCATTGACTTAATGGTTGTTCATACCGACACCCTCAAACAAAACCCTAACTTTGGTAAAGCTCTAGTTGGCGCTTGGTATGAAATTATGGAAGATATGAGCGATAAAAAAGTACTAACCCAATTAGCTACCGCTTCAGGTACTGATTTAGCTGGCTATAAAGCGCAGTTAGCAAGTACCAAAATGTTTTACCAAGCTAAAGAAGCTGTTGAGTTTACCAAAAACCCAAAATTAGCAACCACCATGAAATACGTGGCTGAGTTTTCATTTGAGCATGGTTTACTAGGTGATGGCGCGCCAGACGCTGGATTTATTGGTATTCAAACGCCCTCTACCACCATTGGTAATCCGCAAAACATTAAACTGAGATTCGACCCTAGCTTTATGCAAATGGCTGCCGACGGCAAGCTATAA
- a CDS encoding cytochrome ubiquinol oxidase subunit I, translated as MLDTLILSRIQFAANISFHILFPAITIALGWFLFYFKLRFNLSGDPIWMRAYRFWVKVFALTFAIGVVTGITMSFQFGTNWPGYMETVGNIAGPLLGYEVLTAFFLEATFLGIMLFGINRVPAKIHTLATFIVALGTSISAFWILSLNSWMHTPAGYEMIDGVAHVTSWLEVIFNPSFPYRFSHMMVASGLTASFLIAGISAYRILRGDAKRAPKLTLKTALTVACVLGPLQMIIGDMHGLNTLEHQPQKVAAMEGVWQTEKNVPLLLFAIPDEAAKKNHFELKIPNMASLILTHKIDGEIKGLNEFEGNHPPVAPVFWGFRIMVGLGLLMIFVAWFSRIKLWKSEHLSPWNLKVLFAMSFSGWVATLAGWYVTEIGRQPELVTGILTVKDAATDIAPANVGLSLSLYLIVYAILMVAYLHTVFLMARGAVEIEEVSYEEVRKSNMQHENSDEVNHV; from the coding sequence ATGCTGGATACCCTTATATTGTCGCGGATACAGTTTGCTGCCAATATTAGTTTTCATATACTTTTTCCGGCGATTACCATAGCGCTGGGCTGGTTTTTATTTTATTTCAAACTTAGGTTTAACTTAAGCGGTGATCCAATTTGGATGCGAGCTTATCGCTTTTGGGTTAAAGTTTTTGCGCTCACCTTTGCAATTGGTGTTGTGACTGGGATTACCATGTCGTTTCAGTTTGGTACTAATTGGCCCGGCTATATGGAAACCGTGGGTAATATTGCAGGCCCTTTATTAGGGTACGAAGTGCTCACTGCCTTCTTTTTAGAGGCTACCTTTTTGGGCATTATGTTATTTGGCATTAACCGTGTGCCCGCCAAAATACACACCTTAGCCACTTTTATTGTGGCGCTTGGTACCAGTATATCGGCATTTTGGATTTTGTCGCTCAACTCTTGGATGCATACCCCAGCCGGCTACGAGATGATAGATGGCGTGGCACATGTCACCAGTTGGTTAGAGGTTATTTTTAACCCATCTTTTCCTTATCGTTTTAGCCACATGATGGTGGCATCTGGGCTTACTGCTTCTTTTTTAATCGCGGGTATCAGTGCTTATAGAATTTTACGGGGCGATGCAAAGCGCGCACCTAAACTTACTTTAAAAACCGCATTAACCGTTGCCTGTGTGTTAGGCCCGCTGCAAATGATTATTGGTGATATGCATGGGTTAAATACCTTAGAGCATCAACCACAAAAAGTAGCTGCGATGGAAGGTGTTTGGCAAACCGAAAAAAATGTACCTTTGTTACTATTTGCGATTCCAGATGAAGCCGCTAAAAAGAATCATTTTGAATTAAAAATTCCGAATATGGCCAGCTTAATTTTGACTCACAAAATAGATGGCGAAATTAAAGGCTTAAATGAATTTGAAGGTAATCATCCACCTGTAGCACCTGTATTTTGGGGCTTTAGAATTATGGTTGGTTTGGGGCTATTAATGATATTTGTGGCTTGGTTTAGCCGAATTAAGCTTTGGAAAAGTGAACATTTATCACCATGGAATTTAAAAGTATTGTTTGCGATGAGCTTTTCTGGGTGGGTTGCTACATTGGCAGGTTGGTATGTCACCGAAATTGGCAGGCAGCCAGAATTAGTAACGGGTATATTAACCGTAAAAGATGCCGCGACCGATATTGCCCCAGCTAATGTGGGATTATCGCTCAGTTTATATTTGATTGTGTACGCGATATTAATGGTCGCTTATTTACATACCGTATTTTTAATGGCCCGCGGAGCTGTTGAAATCGAAGAAGTGAGTTATGAAGAGGTACGAAAATCCAATATGCAACACGAAAACTCAGATGAGGTGAACCATGTTTAG
- a CDS encoding ribonuclease E inhibitor RraB, with amino-acid sequence MTSQFPDDETGQILAEMAAEGADLSQPMQIDFFAAFEFEDTAKAVLPLVKQLNLGDQKFSEVMIQKPDTGGGVELVASLTAVPSYQTISTIDELFTQCVESNKGYSDGWGAEIRV; translated from the coding sequence ATGACAAGCCAATTCCCAGACGATGAAACCGGCCAAATTTTAGCTGAAATGGCAGCAGAAGGCGCAGATTTAAGCCAACCAATGCAAATTGATTTTTTTGCAGCATTTGAATTTGAAGACACCGCTAAAGCGGTTTTGCCATTGGTTAAGCAACTTAACTTAGGCGACCAAAAATTTAGCGAAGTTATGATCCAAAAACCTGATACAGGTGGCGGTGTTGAATTAGTTGCAAGTTTAACGGCTGTTCCAAGCTACCAGACCATTAGTACAATTGATGAACTCTTTACCCAATGTGTTGAAAGTAACAAAGGTTACTCAGATGGTTGGGGCGCAGAGATTCGAGTTTAA
- a CDS encoding urea amidolyase associated protein UAAP1 has product MILYKDTLPSGKHWSMKMRRGTSLRLIDKTGNANVGMLFYNPENLLERYNAPDTLKCQHTFKLTKGHCLYSDMGRIFCAITDDSFGWHDTVCGNTNASMSEKKWGPRDYQNHRNSWKQNGNDAFLVEATKYGLNKQDLAANLNLFSKVEPNDDGALTYSVSQSKAGDFIDLRFEMDTIVLFHTCPHPLNDSAQYPEFEVEYQIFSSATVTDDDLCKNSCAENQRGYENNRLYHLGL; this is encoded by the coding sequence ATGATTTTATACAAAGATACTTTGCCATCGGGCAAACACTGGTCAATGAAAATGCGGCGCGGTACTAGCTTGCGTTTGATAGACAAAACCGGCAATGCCAATGTGGGTATGTTGTTTTATAACCCAGAAAATTTATTAGAGCGTTATAACGCACCCGATACGTTAAAGTGCCAACATACTTTTAAGCTAACCAAAGGCCATTGTTTATATTCAGACATGGGACGCATTTTTTGCGCAATAACAGATGATAGTTTTGGTTGGCACGACACAGTTTGTGGTAATACAAACGCAAGCATGAGTGAAAAAAAATGGGGCCCGCGTGATTACCAAAACCACAGAAACAGCTGGAAACAAAATGGTAACGATGCATTTTTAGTTGAAGCCACTAAATATGGTTTAAACAAGCAAGATTTAGCCGCCAACTTAAATTTATTCAGCAAAGTAGAACCGAATGATGACGGCGCTTTAACTTACAGTGTATCACAATCAAAAGCCGGCGATTTTATTGACCTGCGCTTTGAGATGGACACGATTGTGCTATTTCACACCTGCCCACATCCTTTAAACGATTCAGCTCAATATCCTGAATTTGAAGTTGAGTACCAAATATTTTCATCGGCAACAGTCACAGACGATGATTTATGTAAAAACTCATGCGCAGAAAACCAGCGTGGTTACGAAAATAACCGTTTATATCACTTAGGTCTTTAA
- a CDS encoding GbsR/MarR family transcriptional regulator — translation MTPKIESFVMHCGEMGSRWGFNRTIGQMCGLLVISEQPLTANQISEKLNISRGNVSMGIKELQSWRLIQVQHKPGDRKEYYSPAGSIWDMAIRVFEERRKREVDPTLSLLRDNLLDQSESDEEAYAQHKMHEIHDLLDALTHFASELPKMGPERLNSLMKLGAGVGKVLDMKDKLLNNSSK, via the coding sequence ATGACACCTAAAATTGAATCTTTTGTAATGCACTGTGGCGAGATGGGGAGTCGTTGGGGTTTTAACCGAACGATAGGCCAAATGTGTGGCTTGTTGGTGATTTCAGAGCAGCCTTTAACCGCTAATCAAATATCTGAAAAACTGAATATTTCACGCGGTAATGTCAGCATGGGTATTAAAGAGCTGCAGTCGTGGCGTTTAATTCAAGTGCAGCACAAGCCGGGTGATAGAAAAGAGTATTATTCGCCTGCTGGCAGTATTTGGGATATGGCGATTCGAGTATTTGAAGAGCGTCGAAAACGTGAAGTTGATCCAACTTTGAGCTTGTTACGAGATAATTTATTAGATCAATCTGAGTCAGATGAAGAAGCTTATGCACAACACAAAATGCATGAAATTCATGACCTGCTTGATGCCTTGACTCACTTTGCTTCTGAGCTGCCCAAAATGGGCCCAGAACGCTTAAACAGTTTGATGAAATTAGGCGCAGGCGTGGGTAAGGTGCTGGATATGAAAGATAAATTGTTAAATAACTCAAGTAAATAA
- a CDS encoding urea amidolyase associated protein UAAP2, translating into MIIESSLQAEATIDREVVNAGDYYLKVVKKGQTVRILDLEGNQAADTLFYNANNVSERYSATDTIREQGNVYLTAGSVLMSNECKPMLKIVADTCGRHDTVGGACATESNTVRYALEKKCMHACRDSWLLAIAENEALGLSKKDITHNINFFMNVPVTSDGKLSFADGISGAGKYVELEALMDVVVLISNCPQLNNPCNAYNPTPIEILIWN; encoded by the coding sequence ATGATTATCGAAAGTTCATTACAAGCCGAAGCAACAATTGATCGCGAAGTTGTTAATGCCGGTGACTATTATTTAAAAGTAGTCAAAAAAGGCCAGACGGTTCGCATACTCGACTTAGAAGGCAACCAAGCTGCAGATACCTTATTTTATAACGCCAACAATGTCAGCGAACGTTACAGTGCAACCGACACGATTCGTGAACAAGGCAATGTGTATTTAACGGCGGGCAGCGTTTTAATGTCGAACGAATGCAAGCCTATGCTAAAAATTGTTGCCGATACCTGTGGCCGACACGACACAGTTGGTGGCGCTTGCGCAACCGAAAGCAATACAGTGCGTTATGCACTTGAAAAAAAATGTATGCATGCTTGTCGAGATAGCTGGCTATTAGCTATCGCAGAAAACGAAGCATTAGGTTTAAGCAAAAAAGACATTACCCACAATATTAATTTTTTTATGAATGTGCCAGTGACCAGTGACGGAAAACTCAGTTTTGCTGACGGAATTAGTGGCGCAGGTAAATATGTAGAGCTTGAAGCGTTAATGGATGTTGTCGTGTTAATTTCAAATTGTCCGCAGCTGAACAACCCTTGCAATGCCTATAACCCAACGCCAATCGAAATTTTAATTTGGAATTAG
- a CDS encoding ABC transporter permease — MKKLMNIEPSRSLKGFLAIIPFVLILMLYWTASNDRLAENPYDKLLPSFTQISAAVERMAFTEDKRSGEYLFWVDTGASLYRICIGIGISAITGLLLGMLAGLLPVFRSGFSPLITIVSLVPPMAILPILFISFGLGEFAKIMLIIIGTAPVIIRDIQSHVRQLPSEMLIKAQTLGASTWLVSIRVVLPQIMPRLISAVRLSLGTAWLFLIAAEAIAAQEGLGYRIFLVRRYMSMDVILPYVLWITTLAFAMDFSLRKLSELCFPWYHHQEAGK, encoded by the coding sequence ATGAAAAAACTGATGAATATAGAGCCATCACGCTCACTTAAAGGATTTTTAGCCATTATTCCGTTTGTATTAATTTTGATGCTGTACTGGACAGCATCAAATGACAGACTGGCTGAAAACCCTTACGACAAACTGCTACCGAGTTTTACACAAATTTCGGCAGCCGTTGAGCGAATGGCTTTTACCGAAGATAAACGCAGTGGTGAATATTTATTTTGGGTGGATACGGGCGCCAGTTTATATCGAATTTGCATAGGAATAGGCATTAGCGCGATTACGGGGTTATTGCTTGGTATGTTAGCTGGCTTACTGCCGGTATTTCGATCTGGCTTTTCGCCCTTAATAACCATAGTTTCATTAGTGCCCCCAATGGCTATTTTACCGATTCTTTTTATTAGCTTTGGTTTGGGCGAGTTTGCCAAAATAATGCTCATTATTATTGGTACTGCGCCTGTGATTATTCGTGATATTCAATCTCATGTGCGCCAGCTTCCTTCGGAGATGCTAATAAAAGCACAAACTTTGGGTGCATCTACTTGGTTAGTTTCAATTCGGGTGGTGCTGCCACAAATTATGCCGCGTTTAATCTCAGCGGTACGATTATCTCTAGGTACAGCATGGTTATTTTTAATTGCTGCTGAAGCCATAGCTGCACAAGAAGGTTTGGGTTATCGCATCTTTTTAGTACGACGATATATGTCAATGGATGTCATTTTGCCTTACGTACTTTGGATAACCACTTTAGCTTTTGCCATGGATTTTAGCCTGCGCAAACTCTCTGAGTTATGTTTCCCTTGGTATCACCATCAGGAGGCCGGCAAATGA
- a CDS encoding ABC transporter ATP-binding protein has protein sequence MSLLKINNVWKSYGDVQILERLNLNVEAGEFVSMVGASGCGKTTLLKMILGSEQATRGQILLNDQPISPEPNEERGIVFQKYSVFPHLTVLQNVMIADEFSASNFLGRTFGKKKRQITDKAYGFIEAVGLAHATNKYPHQLSGGMQQRLAIAQALMKSPKILLLDEPFGALDPGIRKDMHQLIRKIWKENKLTIFMVTHDIQEGFELGSRLWVFDKVRHDPQAPTSYGAQITYDLPLSTEMQQEAGLSLAEKYAKKVVNS, from the coding sequence ATGAGTTTATTAAAAATCAACAATGTTTGGAAATCTTACGGCGACGTGCAAATTTTAGAACGTTTAAATTTAAACGTTGAGGCCGGAGAGTTCGTCTCTATGGTGGGCGCTTCAGGGTGTGGTAAAACTACTTTATTAAAAATGATTTTAGGTAGTGAACAGGCGACTCGAGGTCAAATTTTATTAAACGATCAACCCATCTCACCAGAACCGAATGAAGAGCGCGGCATTGTATTTCAAAAATACTCAGTGTTCCCGCATTTAACGGTTTTACAAAATGTGATGATTGCCGATGAGTTTTCAGCATCAAACTTTTTAGGTCGCACTTTTGGTAAAAAGAAACGCCAAATTACCGACAAAGCTTACGGTTTTATCGAAGCCGTCGGTTTAGCGCATGCTACCAATAAATATCCACATCAATTATCAGGTGGGATGCAGCAACGCTTAGCAATCGCACAAGCGTTAATGAAGTCACCCAAAATTTTATTATTAGACGAACCTTTTGGCGCACTTGATCCGGGGATTCGTAAAGATATGCATCAGCTTATTCGTAAAATTTGGAAAGAAAATAAGCTAACTATTTTTATGGTCACGCACGATATTCAAGAAGGCTTTGAGCTAGGTTCTCGCCTTTGGGTGTTTGACAAAGTGCGTCACGACCCACAAGCGCCAACATCTTACGGTGCACAAATTACCTACGACTTACCACTTTCCACCGAAATGCAGCAAGAAGCGGGGCTATCGCTGGCTGAAAAATATGCAAAAAAGGTAGTTAACTCATGA